A single region of the Halopiger xanaduensis SH-6 genome encodes:
- a CDS encoding HalOD1 output domain-containing protein, with translation MKGGGDSVDGTVRKTPSRAVVEAVADAEGVSPTELRPPEYEPLHAAVDPEALDSLFADRADGSPRSHGSTSFHYCGYRVTVGADGSVSLESLEDDDSE, from the coding sequence ATGAAGGGTGGCGGCGATAGTGTTGACGGGACGGTTCGCAAAACGCCGAGTCGTGCGGTCGTCGAAGCTGTCGCGGACGCTGAAGGGGTGTCGCCGACCGAACTGCGGCCACCCGAGTACGAGCCGTTACACGCGGCGGTCGACCCGGAAGCGCTCGATTCGCTGTTCGCCGACCGGGCCGACGGCTCGCCGCGATCGCACGGTTCCACCTCGTTTCACTACTGCGGTTACCGCGTCACCGTCGGCGCCGACGGCTCGGTCTCCCTCGAGTCGCTCGAGGACGACGACTCCGAGTGA
- a CDS encoding ABC transporter permease — MSRLGRVGAETNAGWRSFIRRRTAVFFTFFFPVILIVIFGALVRTDPTGEGLFTEPPAYYVPGYLAVVVLFTPLSRMGSEVARHREGNRFEKLATTPLTRAEWLLAQTVVNAAIIGLASLLILALVVLLTGAEIAFSPLLVPYVLVGVVCFCGIGAMLGSYTDSQDGAVTASNAIGLPLLFLSETFISLEQLPGWFEPLVNLSPLTYFARGVRAATFPEADAAAVAGVDATLANLAILAVLAVVTFALGARSIPRTD; from the coding sequence GTGAGCCGACTCGGTCGCGTCGGCGCCGAGACGAACGCCGGCTGGCGCTCCTTTATCCGCCGGCGAACGGCGGTCTTCTTCACGTTCTTCTTCCCCGTCATCCTGATCGTCATCTTCGGCGCGCTGGTCCGGACGGACCCGACCGGCGAGGGACTGTTCACGGAGCCGCCGGCCTACTACGTCCCCGGCTACCTCGCCGTCGTCGTCCTCTTCACGCCGCTCTCGCGGATGGGCAGCGAGGTGGCGCGCCACCGCGAGGGGAACCGCTTCGAGAAGCTCGCGACGACGCCGCTGACGCGAGCCGAGTGGCTGCTCGCCCAGACGGTCGTCAACGCGGCCATCATCGGACTGGCGAGCCTGCTGATCCTCGCGCTCGTGGTCCTTCTGACCGGCGCCGAGATCGCGTTCTCGCCGCTGTTGGTGCCGTACGTGCTCGTCGGCGTCGTCTGTTTCTGCGGGATCGGCGCAATGTTGGGCAGCTACACCGACTCCCAGGACGGTGCGGTCACCGCGAGCAACGCCATCGGCCTCCCCCTGCTCTTTCTCTCGGAGACGTTCATCTCGCTCGAGCAGTTGCCCGGCTGGTTCGAACCGCTGGTGAACCTCTCGCCGCTGACGTACTTCGCCCGCGGCGTGCGCGCGGCGACGTTCCCCGAAGCCGACGCGGCCGCCGTGGCCGGCGTCGATGCGACGCTGGCGAACCTCGCGATACTGGCGGTGCTCGCCGTCGTCACGTTCGCGCTCGGCGCGCGATCGATTCCGCGGACGGACTGA
- a CDS encoding pyridoxamine 5'-phosphate oxidase family protein, giving the protein MDLRGTLSRDEIETFLEESTVPVRLACRTPSDQLWMVSLWYRYRSGGDDDWRLQCATAADADIASLLSADPAVAFEVSTNEPPYAGVRGQGTASIERDSDKEILRTLVERYLGGTESQLARTLLREDREEVTITIDPAVVSGWDYTDRMTDSESETKTEADAGDDQTEKK; this is encoded by the coding sequence ATGGACCTCCGTGGCACACTCAGCCGAGACGAAATCGAGACGTTTCTCGAGGAATCGACCGTTCCGGTTCGGCTCGCCTGCCGGACGCCGTCGGATCAGCTCTGGATGGTCTCGCTGTGGTATCGGTACCGATCCGGCGGGGACGACGACTGGCGCCTGCAGTGTGCGACCGCCGCGGACGCCGACATCGCGTCGCTGCTGTCCGCGGATCCCGCCGTCGCGTTCGAGGTCTCGACGAACGAGCCGCCGTACGCTGGTGTGCGCGGCCAGGGGACCGCGTCGATCGAGCGCGATTCGGACAAGGAGATCCTGCGGACTCTCGTAGAGCGGTATCTCGGCGGCACGGAGTCGCAACTCGCGCGAACCTTGCTCCGCGAGGATCGCGAGGAGGTGACGATCACGATCGACCCGGCGGTCGTCTCCGGTTGGGACTACACGGATCGAATGACGGACTCGGAGTCGGAGACGAAGACGGAGGCGGACGCGGGCGACGATCAGACCGAGAAGAAGTAG
- a CDS encoding ABC transporter ATP-binding protein, whose protein sequence is MEAVVEATELEKTYGETVALSGATLTIERGEVFALIGPNGAGKTTLVRALTGTTDPDAGEARILGDAPRAVDRDRLGVLPQDFSPPDRLTARELLDYYAGLYDDARDPADVLADVGLVDSADTWYEDLSGGQQRRACVGATLVNDPDLLFLDEPTTGIDPAGRRTVWRLIEELAAGGTTVVLTTHDMAEAERLADRVGLLADGSLVAQGTPEALIAEHGGSSRLTIDTDAEPAAFDDLEYPVDQAADRGRNRDAGVVVREIDPEAIGIVVDYLEANDLAYTGLSWAEPDLETVYLELADATERERTGRLDNGDATADADRPRAGETA, encoded by the coding sequence ATGGAAGCCGTAGTCGAGGCGACAGAACTCGAGAAGACCTACGGCGAGACCGTCGCGCTGTCGGGGGCCACCCTGACGATCGAGCGCGGCGAGGTCTTCGCGCTGATCGGTCCGAACGGGGCCGGGAAGACGACGCTCGTCCGCGCGCTGACGGGGACGACCGACCCCGACGCGGGGGAGGCCCGCATTCTCGGCGATGCACCCCGCGCCGTCGATCGCGACCGGCTCGGCGTGCTCCCGCAGGACTTCTCGCCGCCGGACCGGCTCACCGCTCGCGAACTGCTCGACTACTACGCCGGCCTCTACGACGACGCCCGCGACCCGGCGGACGTGCTCGCCGACGTCGGGCTCGTCGACAGCGCCGACACCTGGTACGAGGACCTCTCGGGCGGCCAGCAGCGCCGGGCCTGCGTCGGCGCGACGCTGGTCAACGACCCGGACCTCCTCTTCCTGGACGAGCCGACGACGGGGATCGATCCCGCCGGTAGACGGACCGTCTGGCGGCTCATCGAGGAGCTGGCGGCCGGCGGGACGACCGTCGTGCTCACCACCCACGACATGGCCGAGGCCGAGCGGCTGGCCGACCGCGTCGGCCTGCTCGCCGACGGCTCGCTCGTCGCGCAGGGCACGCCCGAGGCGCTCATCGCCGAGCACGGCGGCTCGAGCCGGCTGACGATCGACACCGACGCCGAGCCGGCGGCGTTCGACGACCTCGAGTATCCGGTCGACCAGGCAGCGGACCGCGGCCGGAACCGGGACGCCGGCGTCGTCGTCCGCGAGATCGACCCCGAGGCGATCGGGATCGTCGTCGACTACCTCGAGGCGAACGACCTCGCGTACACCGGCCTCTCGTGGGCCGAACCCGACCTCGAGACGGTCTACCTCGAACTGGCGGACGCGACGGAACGCGAGCGGACGGGGCGACTCGATAACGGCGACGCGACCGCCGACGCGGACCGCCCTCGAGCGGGTGAGACGGCGTGA
- a CDS encoding aldo/keto reductase: MNHRRLGSTGYDVSEVGLGTWNIGGDWGDVDDETGREVVRAALESGIDFIDTADVYGDGRSERHIGHVLDEREAHDDVTVATKAGRRLDPHEADRYNYDNLSQFVDRSREYIGEDTLDLVQLHCPPTEAYYQPDTFEALERLKDEGKIARAGVSVEKVEEALKAVEYDVVETVQIIFNPFRQRPKELFFEQAKKNDIGVIVRVPYASGLLTGALEREQEFPEDDHRNFNRQGEAFDVGETFAGVPYETGHDAVEALEPHVPEDLTMAEFTLRWILDHEAVSTVIPGTTSPDHVESNAAVSDLDSLSHQTDGAAQDVYEEYVAEHVHHRW, encoded by the coding sequence ATGAACCATCGACGACTCGGTTCGACGGGATACGACGTTTCGGAAGTCGGACTCGGCACGTGGAACATCGGCGGCGACTGGGGCGACGTCGACGACGAAACCGGCCGCGAGGTCGTCCGCGCCGCGCTCGAGTCGGGCATCGACTTCATCGACACCGCGGACGTCTACGGCGACGGGCGCAGCGAGCGCCACATCGGCCACGTCCTCGACGAGCGCGAGGCCCACGACGACGTCACCGTTGCGACAAAGGCCGGCCGCCGGCTCGACCCTCACGAGGCCGACCGGTATAACTACGATAACCTCTCACAGTTCGTCGACCGAAGCCGCGAGTACATCGGCGAGGACACCCTCGATCTCGTCCAACTGCACTGTCCGCCCACCGAGGCGTACTACCAGCCAGACACCTTCGAGGCCCTCGAACGCCTCAAAGACGAAGGCAAGATCGCCCGCGCGGGCGTCAGCGTCGAGAAGGTCGAGGAGGCGCTGAAGGCCGTTGAGTACGACGTCGTCGAGACGGTCCAGATCATCTTCAACCCGTTCCGCCAGCGCCCGAAGGAGCTGTTCTTCGAGCAGGCCAAGAAAAACGATATCGGCGTCATCGTCCGCGTCCCCTACGCCTCCGGCCTGTTGACCGGCGCGCTCGAGCGCGAGCAGGAGTTTCCCGAGGACGACCACCGCAACTTCAACCGCCAGGGCGAGGCCTTCGACGTCGGCGAGACGTTCGCCGGCGTCCCCTACGAGACCGGTCACGACGCCGTCGAGGCGCTCGAGCCCCACGTTCCCGAGGATCTGACGATGGCCGAGTTCACGCTGCGCTGGATCCTCGACCACGAGGCGGTCTCGACGGTCATTCCGGGGACGACCTCGCCGGACCACGTCGAGTCCAACGCCGCAGTCTCGGATCTCGATTCGCTCTCGCACCAGACCGACGGTGCGGCGCAGGACGTCTACGAGGAGTACGTCGCGGAGCACGTCCACCACCGCTGGTAG
- a CDS encoding DUF420 domain-containing protein translates to MATADARRRLRNRPIGATILLTIVGYALVIGTFVLDVPIYPDLTTAQINLLSHAIAVINSTTTVLLVLGWYWIRRGDVGKHRLAMIGAFALIMLFLVTYLIKVGGGGEKHFVGPDPVYYAYLAMLAIHIVLSVVSVPVVLYALILGLTHTPAELRNTAHARVGRIAAASWILSLVLGVVTYVLLNHVYEYEFAAVLVPAL, encoded by the coding sequence ATGGCAACCGCGGACGCGAGACGACGACTTCGGAATCGGCCGATCGGCGCAACGATTCTGTTGACGATAGTCGGCTACGCGCTGGTTATCGGTACGTTCGTGCTCGACGTACCGATCTACCCCGATCTGACGACCGCACAGATCAATCTCCTTTCGCACGCGATCGCGGTGATCAACTCGACGACGACGGTGCTGCTCGTGCTTGGCTGGTACTGGATCCGACGGGGTGACGTCGGGAAGCACCGGCTGGCGATGATCGGTGCGTTCGCGCTGATCATGCTGTTCCTGGTCACGTACCTGATCAAGGTCGGCGGCGGGGGCGAGAAGCACTTCGTCGGCCCGGATCCGGTCTACTACGCGTACCTCGCGATGCTCGCGATCCACATCGTGCTGTCGGTCGTCTCCGTGCCGGTGGTGCTCTACGCGCTGATCCTCGGACTTACCCACACGCCGGCGGAGCTGCGAAACACCGCCCACGCCCGCGTCGGCCGGATCGCCGCCGCCTCGTGGATCCTCAGCCTCGTCCTCGGCGTCGTCACCTACGTCCTGCTCAACCACGTCTACGAGTACGAGTTCGCGGCGGTGCTCGTTCCCGCGCTGTAG
- a CDS encoding DUF418 domain-containing protein has product MSDAGGTGPTAPSERIVALDALRGFALLGILIINVRVFAMPEATLGNPTVYGDFTGGNYWAWFVGHVFAEQKFITIFTLLFGGGVVLFTRKAEQRGQSVFGLYARRNGWLVVFGLAHAYLLWYGDILVAYGVCAFGVVLLRDLEPRTLAGLGLVLVAVPSLIEGLAGLAMDPAAIASTWRPPDAAIRAELEAYRGGWLEQLTHRVPTSLRRQTTGLLGYTGWRVSGSMLLGMALFERGVLMNDRSTRFYRRLVAVGASSGLAVILVGVWYIEANDWGAGVALLWRQFNYWGSFALAGAYVGLVMLYCRRRPDGPVTRALAAVGRTAFSNYILQTVLATSIFYGHGLGLFGRLTRLELLGVVVAIWAVQVPLSVCWLRYFRYGPLEWLWRSLTYEQWQPLRADQAEKKRRQSVDSEPVDESE; this is encoded by the coding sequence ATGAGCGACGCCGGCGGCACTGGCCCGACCGCGCCGTCCGAGCGGATCGTCGCGCTCGACGCGCTGCGGGGCTTCGCGCTGCTCGGCATCCTCATCATCAACGTCCGCGTGTTCGCGATGCCGGAGGCGACGCTCGGCAATCCGACGGTGTACGGCGATTTCACCGGCGGCAACTACTGGGCCTGGTTCGTCGGCCACGTCTTCGCCGAGCAGAAGTTTATCACGATCTTCACGCTCCTGTTCGGCGGCGGGGTCGTGCTGTTCACGCGGAAAGCCGAACAGCGCGGGCAATCCGTCTTCGGGCTGTACGCCCGCCGCAACGGCTGGCTCGTCGTCTTCGGCCTCGCACACGCCTACCTCCTGTGGTACGGCGACATCCTCGTCGCGTACGGCGTCTGCGCGTTCGGCGTCGTCCTCCTGCGGGACCTCGAGCCCCGCACGCTGGCCGGCCTCGGACTCGTCCTGGTGGCCGTCCCCTCGCTCATCGAGGGGCTGGCCGGGCTCGCCATGGACCCGGCCGCGATCGCGAGCACGTGGCGCCCGCCCGATGCGGCGATTCGGGCGGAACTCGAGGCCTACCGCGGCGGCTGGCTCGAGCAGCTGACTCACCGCGTGCCGACGTCGCTGCGCCGGCAGACCACCGGGCTGCTCGGCTACACCGGCTGGCGCGTGAGCGGGTCGATGCTGCTCGGGATGGCGCTGTTCGAGCGGGGCGTGCTGATGAACGATCGGTCGACCCGATTCTACCGCCGGCTGGTCGCCGTCGGCGCGAGTAGCGGGCTCGCCGTGATCCTCGTCGGCGTCTGGTACATCGAGGCGAACGACTGGGGGGCCGGCGTCGCGCTGCTCTGGCGGCAGTTCAACTACTGGGGCAGTTTCGCGCTCGCCGGCGCGTACGTCGGCCTGGTGATGCTGTACTGCCGGCGGCGACCCGACGGTCCCGTCACCCGGGCGCTTGCCGCCGTCGGTCGGACCGCCTTCAGCAACTACATTCTCCAGACCGTCCTCGCGACGTCGATCTTCTACGGCCACGGGCTCGGACTGTTCGGCCGGCTGACCCGCCTCGAGTTGCTCGGCGTCGTCGTCGCCATCTGGGCGGTGCAGGTGCCGCTGTCGGTGTGCTGGCTGCGGTACTTCCGGTACGGACCGCTCGAGTGGCTCTGGCGCTCGCTCACCTACGAGCAGTGGCAGCCGCTTCGAGCGGACCAAGCCGAGAAAAAACGCCGTCAGTCGGTCGATTCGGAGCCCGTCGACGAGAGCGAGTGA
- a CDS encoding TIGR03557 family F420-dependent LLM class oxidoreductase — MPRTRIGYTLSSEEHGPQRLVEIAERAEDAGFDFLSISDHFHPWVSAQGESPFVWSTLGAIANATDEIEVGVGVTCPTIRIHPVNVAHAVATVDELFGDRFTFGVGTGENLNEHVTGERWPEHDVRLEMLDEAMDVMRKLWTGQTTSHHGKHYTVENARLYTCPDEQPTTIASAFGPQTAEWVADNADGLWCSGPKGEPVEAYEDAGGDGPKYTQLHGCYADSEEEAVETVYEKWPNGSIPGELGQELPTPAHFEQAAQMVEKEDIAEAGTTTSPDPQDHIDSLEQAVDAGYDHVYFHQIGDEQEKAIEFYEEEVLPSFR; from the coding sequence ATGCCACGGACACGGATCGGATACACCCTCTCGAGCGAGGAACACGGCCCGCAGCGGCTCGTCGAGATCGCCGAACGCGCCGAGGACGCCGGCTTCGACTTCCTATCGATCTCGGACCACTTCCACCCCTGGGTGTCGGCCCAGGGCGAGTCGCCGTTCGTCTGGTCGACGCTGGGTGCGATCGCGAACGCGACCGACGAGATCGAGGTCGGCGTCGGCGTCACCTGCCCGACGATCCGAATCCACCCGGTCAACGTCGCCCACGCCGTCGCGACGGTCGACGAGCTGTTCGGCGACCGCTTCACGTTCGGCGTCGGCACCGGCGAGAACCTGAACGAACACGTCACCGGCGAGCGCTGGCCCGAACACGACGTGCGCCTCGAGATGTTGGACGAGGCGATGGACGTGATGCGGAAGCTGTGGACGGGACAGACGACGAGCCACCACGGGAAACACTACACGGTCGAGAACGCGCGCCTCTACACCTGTCCCGACGAGCAGCCGACGACGATCGCGAGCGCCTTTGGCCCGCAGACCGCCGAGTGGGTGGCCGACAACGCCGACGGCCTCTGGTGCTCCGGGCCGAAGGGAGAGCCGGTCGAGGCCTACGAGGACGCCGGCGGCGACGGGCCGAAATACACGCAACTGCACGGCTGCTACGCCGACAGCGAGGAGGAAGCCGTCGAGACGGTCTACGAGAAGTGGCCGAACGGCTCGATTCCGGGCGAACTCGGGCAGGAACTTCCGACGCCGGCCCACTTCGAGCAGGCCGCGCAGATGGTCGAGAAGGAGGACATCGCCGAAGCGGGGACTACGACGAGTCCGGATCCACAGGACCACATCGACAGCCTCGAGCAGGCCGTCGACGCGGGCTACGACCACGTCTACTTCCACCAGATCGGCGACGAGCAGGAGAAGGCGATCGAGTTCTACGAGGAGGAAGTGCTGCCGTCGTTCCGCTGA
- a CDS encoding helix-turn-helix domain-containing protein: MRYLEVTLQRPPAEQHPMHRFIVEHEGYTASRLLYGHQYGDEYAMLFYIDGPRLPYEPALEDAPTVLDYELAPCRDDSFYLYVRESLTGADRTFVDAVEQPGLIIIPPVEFRADGTIRLAAVGPDEAIQTAVDDVADTARVDVRSVGEYCAGRIDARVDLTRRQFEAVSAAVDCGYYRATRNGSLEDVAERLDCSSGTAGELLRRAERTVMAGVVDGGPF; this comes from the coding sequence ATGCGCTACCTCGAGGTGACCCTGCAGCGACCGCCGGCCGAGCAGCATCCGATGCACCGGTTCATCGTCGAACACGAGGGATACACCGCATCGCGGCTGCTCTACGGCCACCAGTACGGCGACGAGTACGCGATGCTGTTCTACATCGACGGGCCGCGACTCCCCTACGAGCCCGCCCTCGAGGACGCGCCGACGGTGCTCGACTACGAACTCGCACCGTGTCGCGACGATTCGTTCTACCTGTACGTCCGAGAGTCGTTGACGGGCGCCGACCGAACGTTCGTGGACGCGGTCGAACAACCGGGGCTGATCATCATCCCGCCGGTAGAGTTCCGCGCAGACGGGACGATACGACTGGCTGCGGTCGGTCCCGACGAGGCGATCCAGACGGCGGTCGACGACGTGGCCGATACGGCGCGCGTCGACGTCCGCTCGGTCGGCGAGTACTGCGCCGGGCGAATCGACGCGCGGGTGGACCTGACCCGGCGCCAGTTCGAAGCCGTCTCGGCGGCCGTCGACTGCGGCTACTACCGCGCGACCCGAAACGGGTCCCTCGAGGACGTCGCCGAGCGACTCGACTGCTCGAGCGGGACGGCGGGGGAGTTGCTCCGACGGGCCGAACGAACGGTCATGGCAGGGGTCGTTGACGGCGGGCCGTTCTGA
- a CDS encoding NADH dehydrogenase, whose product MTTPRVQPTRAAEWPDIRRQGSDLIRAAGVAGAGGAGFPSYAKWTDLEAVDSLLVNHQESEPNYRIDKWLGKTKAETFAALFDALLAQAFDLIVVSAKWKDRDEYVRELEAETDGTVIPPDELPLDRNAESGVVFAYTENTYQYGMESVLLKTVDGTVIGNDLPTDYGWLVQNTETLYNISRALSNGTPVTRKYVHVSGDVPRDRFLEVPVGTPASELLRAAGRPPESLPADAVLADGGPGWCFPVDAPAADYGVRKHTNCLLVLDEDTVAENAYGEGRIDVLEADEWTDREVESEPTATLEPSRVRIPLVTNPELDVVEPAEPTVEIGDRVDVGDRIASPSPDGISNPQHASIAGEVTAVSASAIEIESR is encoded by the coding sequence ATGACGACTCCACGCGTGCAGCCGACTCGAGCCGCGGAGTGGCCCGATATTCGACGACAGGGGAGCGACCTGATCCGCGCGGCCGGCGTCGCGGGCGCGGGCGGCGCCGGCTTTCCGTCCTACGCGAAGTGGACGGACCTCGAAGCCGTCGATTCCCTCCTCGTGAACCACCAGGAGAGCGAGCCGAACTACCGCATCGACAAGTGGCTCGGGAAAACGAAGGCGGAGACGTTCGCCGCGCTGTTCGACGCCCTGCTCGCACAGGCGTTCGACCTGATCGTCGTCAGCGCGAAGTGGAAGGACCGCGACGAGTACGTGCGGGAGCTCGAGGCCGAAACTGACGGCACGGTGATCCCGCCGGACGAGCTGCCGCTCGACCGGAACGCGGAATCCGGCGTCGTGTTCGCCTACACGGAGAACACGTACCAGTACGGGATGGAAAGCGTCCTCCTCAAGACCGTCGACGGGACGGTCATCGGAAACGACCTCCCCACCGACTACGGTTGGCTCGTCCAGAACACGGAAACGCTGTACAACATCTCTCGTGCGCTTTCGAACGGAACACCTGTCACCCGCAAGTACGTCCACGTCAGCGGCGACGTACCGCGCGATCGCTTCCTCGAGGTCCCCGTCGGAACGCCGGCGAGCGAACTGCTGCGAGCGGCTGGCCGCCCACCCGAGTCGCTGCCAGCGGACGCCGTGCTCGCCGACGGCGGACCGGGCTGGTGTTTCCCCGTCGATGCGCCGGCGGCGGACTACGGCGTCCGCAAGCACACGAACTGTCTGCTCGTGCTCGACGAGGATACCGTCGCGGAAAACGCGTACGGCGAGGGACGAATCGACGTGCTCGAGGCGGACGAGTGGACCGACCGGGAGGTAGAATCCGAGCCGACCGCGACGCTCGAGCCGTCTCGCGTCCGGATTCCGCTCGTCACGAACCCGGAGCTCGACGTCGTGGAACCCGCCGAACCGACGGTCGAGATCGGCGACCGCGTCGACGTCGGCGATCGGATCGCGAGCCCGAGTCCCGACGGGATCAGTAACCCGCAGCACGCCTCGATCGCCGGCGAAGTGACGGCGGTGTCCGCGTCGGCGATCGAGATCGAGTCGCGGTGA
- a CDS encoding GNAT family N-acetyltransferase, with protein MDPHNEGAIRRRWIEMASQQQSVESDEYRVRSYEPGDRDGVLSLFERQWGYRPGTDWFDWKYVDDPYLSHVPITLAEQGGEIVAVQGYVPCRLRRGGRIVRALKPVDAVVHPDHRRQGLYSRITELGIERYRDREAALFFNFPNEASLGAQEKLGWSEVTVVSMYYRVQRPGELLPAERSAGPLSDAADAIAQTALGVYDRLSPSDGDYEIERYASPPADLLASVYDSRVPNAFHAHREARYYRWLLEAPSVDHTAYVARQGGRPVAALVTRSDDDGVLVFDAVPLGSAHEAFADLLAAVVADNADACVLSVTARTLPSKLLARFGFVSYETAVVSRFCDPTYMAVRPLAGDDEDESIPFSRRALADPSNWCLSFLEVKD; from the coding sequence ATGGATCCGCATAACGAAGGGGCGATCCGTCGCCGTTGGATCGAAATGGCGTCCCAGCAGCAATCCGTCGAGTCGGACGAGTACCGAGTGAGATCGTACGAGCCGGGCGATCGGGACGGCGTGCTCTCGCTGTTCGAACGCCAGTGGGGGTATCGGCCCGGCACCGACTGGTTCGACTGGAAGTACGTCGACGATCCGTACCTCTCGCACGTCCCGATTACGCTCGCCGAACAAGGCGGCGAGATCGTCGCCGTCCAGGGGTACGTTCCCTGCCGGCTCCGGCGCGGCGGGCGGATCGTCCGGGCGCTGAAACCGGTGGACGCGGTCGTTCACCCGGACCACCGCCGACAGGGGCTGTACTCCCGGATCACGGAACTCGGGATCGAACGGTACCGCGACCGGGAGGCGGCGCTGTTCTTCAACTTCCCGAACGAGGCGTCGCTGGGCGCACAGGAGAAACTCGGCTGGTCGGAGGTGACGGTGGTTTCGATGTACTACCGGGTCCAGCGACCCGGCGAGTTGCTGCCGGCGGAGCGGTCGGCCGGACCGCTTTCGGACGCGGCCGACGCCATCGCACAAACCGCGCTGGGGGTGTACGATCGCCTCTCGCCCTCCGACGGCGACTACGAGATCGAGCGGTACGCGTCGCCGCCAGCCGACCTCCTCGCGTCGGTCTACGACTCCCGCGTCCCGAACGCGTTCCACGCCCACCGCGAGGCGCGGTACTACCGCTGGCTCCTCGAGGCGCCGTCGGTCGACCATACAGCGTACGTCGCCAGACAGGGCGGCCGCCCCGTCGCCGCGCTCGTCACGCGGTCGGACGACGACGGCGTACTGGTCTTCGATGCGGTGCCGCTCGGATCGGCCCACGAGGCCTTCGCCGACCTGCTCGCGGCGGTCGTCGCCGACAACGCGGACGCCTGCGTGCTGTCGGTGACCGCCCGCACCCTTCCCTCAAAGCTGCTCGCCCGCTTCGGCTTCGTGAGCTACGAGACGGCGGTCGTCTCGCGGTTCTGTGACCCCACGTACATGGCGGTGCGGCCGCTTGCAGGCGACGACGAGGACGAATCGATCCCGTTCTCGCGCCGAGCGCTCGCCGACCCGTCGAACTGGTGTCTCTCCTTCCTCGAGGTGAAGGATTGA